The region TGTTGATGCTGGCCGCCGACCATCACATCGTCGAATCCGAAATCTTCCAGCAGGCCGCCACGGTTGCCGCCAAAGCCGCGGACGACGGTCACATCGTCACCTTCGGGGTAGAGCCCACCGATCCGTCCACGGGCTATGGCTATATCCGTCCCGGAGAACCCCTGGAGAACGGGGTGCGGCGCGTGGAGGCTTTCGTGGAAAAGCCCGATCGCAAGACCGCCGAGACCTATCTGGCCGAAGGCTATCTGTGGAACAGTGGCAACTTCGCCTTCCGCGCCGACGTGCTGATGGAGGAGTTCGCCCAGTTCGAGCCGACCATCGCCCAGGCCGCGCGTGAGTCCGTCGATTGGGCCCGCCGCGACGGGCAGGCCCTGTGGCTCGACAAGGACGCCTTCTCCGGAGCCGCAAAGAAGTCCGTGGATTTCGCGGTCATGGAGCGCACCCGCAAGGCGGCCGTGGCGCCCGCCGGCTTCACCTGGTCCGACCTGGGGGCCTGGGACGCCATCTGGGACGCCTCGCCTCGCGACGAGGCGGGCAACTCCGCCAGCGGGGATGTGCAACTGATCCGCACCGAGGGCGTGCTGGCCCGCTCCAACGGTCCCTTCGTCGGCGTGATTGGGGTCACGGACCTGTTGATCATCGCCGAGCCTGACGCCGTGCTGGTCTGCCGCCGCGACGACGCCCAGAGCGTCAAGATCTTGGTGGACAAGCTCAAGGAGGGCGGCCGCCATATCGTGCAGCGTCACGTGATCAGCGCCAGCGGCGGCGTCGCCCGCCAGCCGATCACCAAGGAAGACGGCGCCGAGGTAGAGATCTGGCGGCTGGAGGACAAGTCGGCCGCCGTTCTGCCCGCCGGCACCATCCAGGTCCTGGCCGGCAAGAT is a window of Caulobacter sp. NIBR2454 DNA encoding:
- a CDS encoding mannose-1-phosphate guanylyltransferase/mannose-6-phosphate isomerase; amino-acid sequence: MSLYPVILCGGSGTRLWPASRPDRPKQFLKLIGDSSSYQETLKRLRQMPGAEEPVIVTGRNMLEQVLRQAAEIGVRITVLVEPEARDSGPAIAAAAAYIQTLAPRGVMLMLAADHHIVESEIFQQAATVAAKAADDGHIVTFGVEPTDPSTGYGYIRPGEPLENGVRRVEAFVEKPDRKTAETYLAEGYLWNSGNFAFRADVLMEEFAQFEPTIAQAARESVDWARRDGQALWLDKDAFSGAAKKSVDFAVMERTRKAAVAPAGFTWSDLGAWDAIWDASPRDEAGNSASGDVQLIRTEGVLARSNGPFVGVIGVTDLLIIAEPDAVLVCRRDDAQSVKILVDKLKEGGRHIVQRHVISASGGVARQPITKEDGAEVEIWRLEDKSAAVLPAGTIQVLAGKIEGEPKRHKTGDRFDLDGPMTVRAKGSATLLVTRWL